GGCCTGGATGCGACCGGAGGACCTGTTTTTCCTGCAGATCCAGGGGTCCGGCATCCTGGACCTGCCCGACGGTCGCCGGGTGCGCGCCGCCTTCGCGGGTCATAACGGCCGGCCGTTCGTCGGCATCGCTACGCCCATGCGCGACCGCGGCCTGCTGCCGGACAACAACACCTCGGGCGACGCCATCCGCAGCTGGCTGGCTGATCATCGCGGTCCCGAGGCCGATGCGATCATGCAGCTGAACCCGCGCTACGTGTTCTTCCAGACCCTGCCCGACGACGGCAAGCAGGCGGTGGGCGCGGCGGGGATCGCCCTGCCGGCCGGCCGGGCCATCGCCGTCGATCCCGGCAAGCATGCGATGGGCGAGCTCTTCTGGCTGGACGCCAGCGCCCCGAAACTGTCCGGAGCCTTTCCGACCTATCGCCGCCTGGCCGTGGCGCTGGACGTGGGCGGAGCGATCAAGGGCGAAGCGCGGGCCGATCTGTATACCGGCACGGGCGCGGCGGCCGGGGCCGAGGCGGGGCGCGTGCGCCACGACCTGCGCCTCTACCGCCTGGTCCCCAAAGGCTAAGCGAGGGGGCTGACGTGACAAAGCGCCCCCCGCGCCAGGAAGAAATGCGCCTGTGGGGCATGGTCACCGCCACGGTGAGGGCCAAGTCGACCCAGAAGGCGGCCGGCTGGACGCCCAAGGCCGAGAAGTCGCTGATCCAGCCGACCAGCCTGCAGCCCATGGCCCCGCTGCTGGTCGATCCCAAGACGATCAAGCCGGCGGGGACCAAGCGCATGCCCGGCCCCCTGGAAGGCATCGAGCCCAACCGCAAGCGCAAGATCGCCCGCGAGCACACGCCGCTGGAGGCGCGCCTCGACCTGCACGGCCTGGACCAGGACCGCGCCCGCCCGGTGCTGGAGGCCTTCCTGCGCCGCGCCTGGGAAGACGGCCATCGCGCCGCCCTGGTGGTCACCGGCAAGGGCAAGATGGGCGTGGGCGTGCTGAAGGCCCGCACGCCCGAATGGCTGGCCGGCCCGGCCCTGCGCGATATCGTGGCGGGGGTGTCTCCCGCCGAGAAACGCCACGGCGGCGACGGGGCGCTCTATGTGGCGCTGAAGCGCAGGCCGCCGAAGGTCTAGCGCCCCGTCTCCGCCACGATTGGCGCGCCAAGCTCCACCGGATTTCGGAGAGGCGAGATGGATATCGAGATCGGGGCCGAGGCCAAGGACAAGCGTTTCAACCGCCAGGTGGCGATCACCGTGGTCGCCTTGTCGATCTTCATGGGGCTGTGCGGAGTCAAGGACGGCAATATCGTCCAGGCCATGCAGCAGGCTCAGTCGGACGGCGTCGACGCCTGGAACGAGTACCAGGCCACCAAGACCAAGCTGCACATCGACGAAGCGGCCCTGACCCAGGCGCGGCTCACGGCCCTATCCGGCGGAGAGGCGATGCGGGCCGCCGTGGCCGTCGAGACGGTTCGGTTGAACGCCGAGATCGCCAAGTACCAAAGCGAAATCCCGACGCTGAAGACCAAGGCCGAGGGCTTTTCGGCCCAGTACGACGCGCTGAACGTCCACGATGATCAGTTCGACGCCTCGGACGCCCTGATCTCCATCGCCGTTTCGATCGCGGCGGTGGCGGCGTTGGTCGAGATGCCGATGGCGCTTTGGGCGGCCTGGGCGTTCGGCGCCTTGGGCGTGGTGATGGGCCTGGCCGGCTTCCTGGGCTGGAGCCTGCACTCGGCGTTTCTGAGCAAGCTGTTGAGCTAGGTTGCCCGCCTACAAGATCCTCCCCCTGTGGGGGAGGTGTCGGCGAAGCCGACGGAGGGGGGCGTGGTCGAGCCTACGATAGAGATCCTAGATCTCCCCCCACCGATCGCTATGCGATCGCCTCCCCCACAGGGGGAGGGTCTATGAGGGCCGGGACGCCTTCTCGGCATGCCCCGACGTGCCCTCACGCGCCGCCAGCTTTTCGGCCACCGCGTCCAGCGAGACGCCCGAGGCCGCCATCAGGGCCAGCCAGTGGTACAGCAGGTCGGCGCTTTCGGCGGCCAGGGCGTCCGGGCCCTGGGCCACGGCGGCGATCACCGTCTCGACGGCTTCCTCGCCCAGCTTCTTGGCGGCCAGGGCGGGATCGTTCAGCAGCTTGGCGGTGTAGGACGTAGCCGGATCGCCGCCCTTGCGGGTCTCGATCGTCGCGGCCAGGCGCTCCAGAACCTCGAACAGACGCTGGCTCATGCCGCCCCCTTCAGATCGTCCAGGCGCACCGGGATGCCGGCTTGCGCCATCGCCCGCTTGGCCTCGCCGATGCTGATCTCGCCGAAGTGGAAGATCGAGGCGGCCAGCACGGCGGCGGCGTGGCCGTCGCGGGCGGCTTCCACCAAGTGATCGGTGGTCCCAGCCCCGCCCGAGGCGATCACCGGGACGGTCACCGCGCCGGTCACGGCCTTCAGCAGGGGAATGTCGTAGCCGATCTTGGCCCCGTCACGGTCCATCGAGGTCAGCAGGATCTCGCCCGCCCCGCGCTCGACCACCTTGGCGGCCCAGTCGACGACGTCGATCCCGGTGTCCTTGCGACCGCCATAGGTCCAGACGTTCCAGCCGCCCGAGCCGTCCTCGCGCGCCTTGGCGTCGATGGCCACGACCACGCACTGGGCCCCGAAGGCGTCGGCGCCGGCGGCGATCAGGTCGGGGTTCTCGACGGCGGCGGTGTTGGTCGAGACCTTGTCGGCGCCGGCCAGCAGCAGGCGGCGCATGTCGGCCACCTCGCGCACGCCGCCGCCGACCGAGACCGGCATGAAACAGACCTCGGCGGTGCGGGAAATCACGTCCAGCAGCAGGCCGCGCTTTTCGCTAGAGGCGGTGATGTCCAGGAACATCAGCTCGTCGGCCCCGGCCGCGTCATAGGCCCGAGCCTGCTCCACCGGGTCGCCGGCGTCGCGCAGGGCCACGAAGTTGACCCCCTTGACCACCCGGCCGTCCTTGACGTCCAGGCAAGGAATGATCCGGGTCTTCAGCATCAGGCGGCTGCTATGGTCAGGGCTTCGGCCGGCCGGATCGTGCCGGCATAGAGCGAACGGCCCAGGATGGCGCCGGCGATCTCGACGCCGGGACGGGCCTTCAGCCGCTCGATGTCGGCCACCGAGGCCACGCCGCCCGAGGCGATGACGGGGATCGAGACAGCGTCGGCCAGCTCGCCCACGCCCTCGACATTGACGCCGGTCAAGGCGCCGTCGCGGCTGATGTCGGTGACGATCAAGGCGGCCACGCCCACGTCCTCGAAGCGCTTGCCCAGGGTGATGGCGTCGATGTCCGACAGCCCGGTCCAGCCGTCGACCGCCACCTTGCCGTCGCGCACGTCGACGGCCACGGCGATCTGCTCGGGCCACAGGCGGGCGGCCTTGCGGACCAGTTCGGGATCGTGGACGGCGATGGTGCCCAGGATCACGCGGCTGACGCCGGCCTCGATCCAGGCCTCGATGCCTTCCAGGGTGCGGATGCCGCCGCCTAGCTGCACCGGGATCGAGATCGACTCCAGGATCGACTGCACGGCGGCGGTGTTGACCGACTTGCCCTCGATCGCCCCGTTCAGGTCGACCACGTGCAGCCAGCTG
The window above is part of the Caulobacter soli genome. Proteins encoded here:
- a CDS encoding phosphoribosyl-ATP diphosphatase, with the protein product MSQRLFEVLERLAATIETRKGGDPATSYTAKLLNDPALAAKKLGEEAVETVIAAVAQGPDALAAESADLLYHWLALMAASGVSLDAVAEKLAAREGTSGHAEKASRPS
- a CDS encoding DUF4337 domain-containing protein, giving the protein MDIEIGAEAKDKRFNRQVAITVVALSIFMGLCGVKDGNIVQAMQQAQSDGVDAWNEYQATKTKLHIDEAALTQARLTALSGGEAMRAAVAVETVRLNAEIAKYQSEIPTLKTKAEGFSAQYDALNVHDDQFDASDALISIAVSIAAVAALVEMPMALWAAWAFGALGVVMGLAGFLGWSLHSAFLSKLLS
- the hisF gene encoding imidazole glycerol phosphate synthase subunit HisF, coding for MLKTRIIPCLDVKDGRVVKGVNFVALRDAGDPVEQARAYDAAGADELMFLDITASSEKRGLLLDVISRTAEVCFMPVSVGGGVREVADMRRLLLAGADKVSTNTAAVENPDLIAAGADAFGAQCVVVAIDAKAREDGSGGWNVWTYGGRKDTGIDVVDWAAKVVERGAGEILLTSMDRDGAKIGYDIPLLKAVTGAVTVPVIASGGAGTTDHLVEAARDGHAAAVLAASIFHFGEISIGEAKRAMAQAGIPVRLDDLKGAA
- the hisA gene encoding 1-(5-phosphoribosyl)-5-[(5-phosphoribosylamino)methylideneamino]imidazole-4-carboxamide isomerase yields the protein MAPMILYPAIDLKDGQCVRLLHGDMEKATVFNTSPADQAERFVKDGFSWLHVVDLNGAIEGKSVNTAAVQSILESISIPVQLGGGIRTLEGIEAWIEAGVSRVILGTIAVHDPELVRKAARLWPEQIAVAVDVRDGKVAVDGWTGLSDIDAITLGKRFEDVGVAALIVTDISRDGALTGVNVEGVGELADAVSIPVIASGGVASVADIERLKARPGVEIAGAILGRSLYAGTIRPAEALTIAAA
- a CDS encoding Smr/MutS family protein; this translates as MTKRPPRQEEMRLWGMVTATVRAKSTQKAAGWTPKAEKSLIQPTSLQPMAPLLVDPKTIKPAGTKRMPGPLEGIEPNRKRKIAREHTPLEARLDLHGLDQDRARPVLEAFLRRAWEDGHRAALVVTGKGKMGVGVLKARTPEWLAGPALRDIVAGVSPAEKRHGGDGALYVALKRRPPKV